The Rosa chinensis cultivar Old Blush chromosome 7, RchiOBHm-V2, whole genome shotgun sequence DNA segment ATAGCTTTTTTCATAATTCATTCTGTTATTCTTGTatcctgaaataagaaattACTGTAGGCTTCTTGTTTAGAGCAAGCAGCTATTTAGTTTGACTGATGGGGAGTTTTAATTGTTAACAGTAGATCGCCTGCAGAGGAGAAAGACCAGACTCGTAACGCGCATTCCGCTGTACTTGATGTATTTGGTGATgactctgaagaagaagaagaagaagaggatcgaACACGTTACGCTCATCGGAATGACATGGAGCATGATTCAAATGTGAGTATGAAAGTCACAAAGCTTTGAACTTTAATTTTGCAGTTAATGATATGAGGTTTTTGCTGCACCAGAGATCCCCTATGGAAGAGGAAGGGAGCTATGACAAGAGTCCAAGAATAGAGGACGAAATGCAGGATGAAGAACCTAGATATGAGTCAGAAGAGGAAAATATGGAGGTTAAACCTAGAGAGAGACCTGTTGGCCCCCCATTGGAGCTAGAGATTCCATTGCGTCCACCTCCTTCTCATCCCGAAAaggtttgaattttgattataAATGGTGCAGTCACTTTTAAATAATTTCAGCTTTTAAGCACATTAAATGGATGTTATCTCTTTTATGTTAGACTATGTATCTTGATGGTGGTGTAGTTTAAGATTGCTTATTACGTTAATATTAATAATAACAAAGCCAAGtctgttttgaatttgaataatAGTCTAATTTGCATACGTTAAATAAAAATGGCATCTAGAATGCGTCAATTGACGTGGGGTTAAGGCACTATTTTGGTCCTATAAGACTCGGCGAACATTTTAGTTTCTTGACTTGGTGGAACATTGTGTGATTAAAATGTATCCTTCTGTAGATGAACATGATCAAAGTTTCAAATATCATGGGCATTGACCGCAAACAGTTTGATCCAAAGACATATGTGGAGGAGGACACGTTTGTGACAGATGAATCTGGATCTAAGAAACGTATACGTTTGGAAAACAATATTGTGCGCTGGAGGAAAGTTAGAACTTCAGACGGCAGATTATCTGTAAGTGATTAGTCTAACCTGCTATACATGCATATGATAGATTTTCTGCTCACTTAATTACATATATTACAATGGATGGTTTCACATATGTAATTTGAATTTCAGTGTTGCAAGTTATTggctgtctttttttttttttttcttttttccatttGCAAGGTGAACTTCTTGTTTCTTTCAATTTGCAAAATGTTAGTTGGGTCTTCAAAATTCCTCTTTTCAGCTTGAAGCAAAAGTTAATTCTTCATCACTGTGAGTTTTGGCCTGCCCTATGTGCAGCAGGTTCACTACTGACTTTAGGGACTCTTCCTTTCTTCTATTTTACTGAATTCGTTAGCTAGAGACACATAAGGCTTGTTTGGCCTGTGTGTTTAGGGTTTCTTCTTGTTCATCTCTAAGATTTTCAGGGGCTCTCTGTTTGTCTGTGGATTCCTTATCcacctttttacttttttttttcttttccaatagTAAAGTTTCTCCTTTCTTCACAGAAAAAGTTCTTATCACATAGCATGCCAGATGTTTTATAAATTTCATGTTTATTATTTGTCATACATCATGTCCTTATTGTTTGATTATTTCCTGTATTTGTAGTGTGAGAGTAATGCACGCTTTGTGAGATGGTCTGATGGCAGTTTGCAATTATTAATTGGAAATGAAGTTTTAGATATATCAGTGCAAGAGGCACAACATGATCAAGCACACCTATTTCTCAGGCATGAAAAGGTAAAAGTCCAAATATTTTTGTGTGTTATTCATCAATATATTTTTAATGAACTCAGATTCCATCATAAATCTGGAAAAGCTGCAAAAAGGTTGAAGAAATTTTTGACCTGTCTGCCAAGAAGTTGTTATATTTTGTTGTAGAAAAACTTGGTCTTTACAGAGAACTTGTTCCTGAGTACCCATTACATTGTACTTTCAGGGAATCCTCCAATCACAAGGAAAGGTTATGAAGAAGATGAGGTTTATGCCGTCTTCCTTGGCCTCAAATTCTCATAGACTATTGACTGCTCTGGTTGATTCTCGACATAAAAAAGTGTACAAGGTTAAGAACTGTGTTACTGACATCGATCCTGAGAGAGAAAAGGAGGAGAAAGAAAGGGTAATGTGTTGCCTAGTTGTATGTGTTTGGTATTTAGTCGTGCAGCATTTATGTTAATATTTTGTTTGGTGGTGTAGGCTGAAAGTCAAACAATCAGAGCTAATTTACTTCTTAACCGGAAGAGGGAGAaggtgaatcgaaaatatacaCCCACTGTTGACAGGAGGCGCCAACTTTCACCTGGTTTCTTGGAGGAGGCTCTAGATGAGGTATGGTATTATTATGGTTCATCTTCAAGGTTTTCAGTTCCTTCACCATGATTAGACTGTAACTTTTCACTTTATGACATGAAGAACGCAAATTTTGTTTTTAGTCCTATCACGTGTACtggatttttttattatttttttgcttATAAACCTATCTGTTTGGGCCAGAATTAGGTCTCTTATCTGTTCACTCTGTtcaggatgatgaagaagattatCATGAGTCTCGTCGTTCACGCCGCCATATTGAGGAAGAAGCTCGAGCAGAGAAACGCATTATGAATGCTAAGAAGGTCCTAAAACTACTAGATCTTTATATCTTTTTTCTTGTAATATATCTATTCTGAAGTTTTTTTCCATTGGGAATTTAGGCACAGAGACCTAAAGAATTCCCTCGCAAGTCATCCTTTCCAACTGGTAGATCTGCTCGGCAACAGCTGGATCTATCTGATAGTGAGAGAGGTGAGTCTGAATATGAAACCGAtggggaagaagatgagaggTCTCCTCCACGTAAGAGGGCCATAGATCCAGAGCCGGAATATGAAgacgaggaagaagatgattatGAAGAAGAGGCAGAAGTAAATGAGGCATCGGAGGAGGAGGCTGAGGTAtggttcttttcttttgaataaaAGTACTTTTCTTATTATATAAATATGAGCATATGGATCTGTTATATCAGTACCATAAGATACAGATCTAGAAGGTGTTTCTGGGTGTTTGTTATGTCAAGTTATATGGCAACTTGAAGTTTGA contains these protein-coding regions:
- the LOC112176606 gene encoding protein LEO1 homolog isoform X1, which gives rise to MGEEKRHQMMQNLFGEQSEEEEEVDSEHESNPQPHYASDEGGRLEPEGEGEVEGQGEVEVESEGEPREADPDPGESEGERESQEVEIQREESEGNTDTDEKEELTSRRRNAIESGSERSEENHYPDNEDYEVNQASSPSRSPAEEKDQTRNAHSAVLDVFGDDSEEEEEEEDRTRYAHRNDMEHDSNRSPMEEEGSYDKSPRIEDEMQDEEPRYESEEENMEVKPRERPVGPPLELEIPLRPPPSHPEKMNMIKVSNIMGIDRKQFDPKTYVEEDTFVTDESGSKKRIRLENNIVRWRKVRTSDGRLSCESNARFVRWSDGSLQLLIGNEVLDISVQEAQHDQAHLFLRHEKGILQSQGKVMKKMRFMPSSLASNSHRLLTALVDSRHKKVYKVKNCVTDIDPEREKEEKERAESQTIRANLLLNRKREKVNRKYTPTVDRRRQLSPGFLEEALDEDDEEDYHESRRSRRHIEEEARAEKRIMNAKKAQRPKEFPRKSSFPTGRSARQQLDLSDSERGESEYETDGEEDERSPPRKRAIDPEPEYEDEEEDDYEEEAEVNEASEEEAEGPKQKVKGSGHGLKRKEIESDEDSPPRKTTTHRRMAVVYDSDEE
- the LOC112176606 gene encoding protein LEO1 homolog isoform X3, whose amino-acid sequence is MGEEKRHQMMQNLFGEQSEEEEEVDSEHESNPQPHYASDEGGRLEPEGEGEVEGQGEVEVESEGEPREADPDPGESEGERESQEVEIQREESEGNTDTDEKEELTSRRRNAIESGSERSEENHYPDNEDYEVNQASSPSRSPAEEKDQTRNAHSAVLDVFGDDSEEEEEEEDRTRYAHRNDMEHDSNRSPMEEEGSYDKSPRIEDEMQDEEPRYESEEENMEVKPRERPVGPPLELEIPLRPPPSHPEKMNMIKVSNIMGIDRKQFDPKTYVEEDTFVTDESGSKKRIRLENNIVRWRKVRTSDGRLSCESNARFVRWSDGSLQLLIGNEVLDISVQEAQHDQAHLFLRHEKGILQSQGKVMKKMRFMPSSLASNSHRLLTALVDSRHKKVYKVKNCVTDIDPEREKEEKERAESQTIRANLLLNRKREKVNRKYTPTVDRRRQLSPGFLEEALDEVSYLFTLFRMMKKIIMSLVVHAAILRKKLEQRNAL
- the LOC112176606 gene encoding protein LEO1 homolog isoform X2; this encodes MGEEKRHQMMQNLFGEQSEEEEEVDSEHESNPQPHYASDEGGRLEPEGEGEVEGQGEVEVESEGEPREADPDPGESEGERESQEVEIQREESEGNTDTDEKEELTSRRRNAIESGSERSEENHYPDNEDYEVNQASSPRSPAEEKDQTRNAHSAVLDVFGDDSEEEEEEEDRTRYAHRNDMEHDSNRSPMEEEGSYDKSPRIEDEMQDEEPRYESEEENMEVKPRERPVGPPLELEIPLRPPPSHPEKMNMIKVSNIMGIDRKQFDPKTYVEEDTFVTDESGSKKRIRLENNIVRWRKVRTSDGRLSCESNARFVRWSDGSLQLLIGNEVLDISVQEAQHDQAHLFLRHEKGILQSQGKVMKKMRFMPSSLASNSHRLLTALVDSRHKKVYKVKNCVTDIDPEREKEEKERAESQTIRANLLLNRKREKVNRKYTPTVDRRRQLSPGFLEEALDEDDEEDYHESRRSRRHIEEEARAEKRIMNAKKAQRPKEFPRKSSFPTGRSARQQLDLSDSERGESEYETDGEEDERSPPRKRAIDPEPEYEDEEEDDYEEEAEVNEASEEEAEGPKQKVKGSGHGLKRKEIESDEDSPPRKTTTHRRMAVVYDSDEE